In Syntrophales bacterium, one genomic interval encodes:
- a CDS encoding methylenetetrahydrofolate reductase gives MAASFKETLASGKFIVTSEVGPPKGTNLEKMIHHIALLKDCVAAINLTDHQSSVMRYPSLGAALLVKEQGGEPILQMTCRDRNRLALQADLLFAYSRGIRNVLCLTGDSIVVGDHKEARGVFDLDSSQLLAAIRLLEKGKDLGGNELDGTVSFCAGAIVTPEANPLEPQLIKFEKKIEAGAEFIQTQAIYDLDKFRDFMSYARQFPVKILAGIILLTSAPMARYMNKNVPGVRVPQELIDEMAAAPKGSALGKGIEIAGRMIREIKEERICDGVHIMAIGKEEVVPEILKEAGL, from the coding sequence ATGGCCGCAAGCTTTAAAGAAACTTTAGCCTCTGGCAAGTTTATCGTTACCAGTGAGGTTGGTCCGCCCAAGGGAACGAACCTGGAAAAAATGATCCATCATATCGCCCTCCTGAAGGATTGCGTGGCGGCGATAAATCTTACCGACCACCAGAGTTCCGTCATGCGCTATCCCTCTCTGGGAGCAGCACTTCTGGTAAAGGAACAGGGGGGGGAACCTATTCTCCAGATGACCTGCCGGGATCGGAACAGGTTGGCCCTCCAGGCTGATCTTCTCTTTGCCTATAGTCGGGGGATACGCAATGTCCTCTGCCTGACCGGTGATTCCATCGTGGTAGGTGACCATAAGGAGGCGAGAGGGGTTTTTGATCTGGATTCCTCCCAGCTTCTGGCGGCCATCCGCCTACTCGAGAAGGGTAAAGACCTGGGGGGGAATGAACTGGACGGTACGGTATCCTTCTGTGCCGGGGCTATTGTGACCCCGGAGGCCAATCCCCTGGAGCCTCAGTTGATCAAATTTGAAAAGAAGATAGAGGCCGGGGCGGAGTTCATCCAGACCCAGGCCATCTACGACCTGGATAAATTCAGAGATTTTATGTCCTATGCCCGTCAATTTCCCGTGAAGATACTGGCGGGTATTATTCTTCTCACCTCCGCCCCCATGGCCCGCTACATGAATAAAAATGTACCGGGCGTCAGGGTGCCGCAGGAACTGATTGATGAAATGGCCGCCGCCCCCAAGGGAAGTGCCCTGGGCAAGGGGATCGAGATAGCCGGGCGTATGATCCGTGAGATCAAGGAGGAACGGATCTGCGATGGGGTCCATATTATGGCTATCGGGAAAGAGGAGGTAGTACCGGAGATTTTAAAAGAGGCAGGGCTCTGA